A stretch of the Desulfuromonas sp. TF genome encodes the following:
- a CDS encoding dienelactone hydrolase family protein codes for MMRTFIATMMMLMAFPVTAPAAVQEQEVTYSADGTELRGHLAFDDSVEGKRPGILVVHEWWGLNDYARKRASMLAELGYTALAVDMYGEGKTAAHPEEAGSFAGELRKNLPLAKERFLAAMEQLKKHPTVDTERIAAIGYCFGGGLVLEMARAGIDLDGVVSFHGNLTTDNPARPGEVEARILVLNGAEDRFITAEQIDRFKEEMAVAGVDYRFISYPGARHSFTNPQADETGRKFDMPIAYDPEADRKSWQAMQEFLAGIFRSGKQPGE; via the coding sequence ATGATGCGGACCTTTATCGCCACCATGATGATGCTTATGGCCTTTCCTGTCACCGCTCCGGCGGCGGTGCAGGAACAGGAAGTGACATACAGCGCCGACGGAACGGAGTTGAGGGGGCATCTCGCCTTTGACGATTCCGTCGAGGGGAAACGTCCCGGAATCCTGGTGGTCCACGAATGGTGGGGTCTCAACGATTACGCGCGAAAACGCGCAAGCATGCTGGCCGAACTTGGCTACACCGCGCTGGCGGTGGACATGTACGGCGAGGGGAAGACGGCGGCCCATCCTGAGGAAGCGGGGAGCTTCGCCGGTGAATTGCGCAAAAACCTGCCTCTGGCCAAGGAGCGTTTTCTGGCGGCGATGGAGCAGTTGAAGAAGCATCCGACCGTCGATACCGAAAGAATCGCGGCCATCGGCTACTGTTTCGGCGGCGGCTTGGTGCTGGAGATGGCGCGGGCCGGGATCGACCTGGACGGTGTTGTGAGCTTCCACGGCAATCTGACCACGGACAATCCGGCCAGGCCCGGAGAGGTCGAAGCCAGGATACTGGTGCTCAACGGCGCCGAGGACAGGTTCATCACGGCGGAGCAGATTGATCGGTTCAAGGAAGAGATGGCCGTCGCCGGAGTCGATTATCGCTTCATCAGCTATCCGGGGGCCAGACACAGCTTCACCAATCCCCAGGCCGACGAAACCGGCCGAAAATTCGACATGCCGATCGCCTACGACCCCGAAGCCGATAGAAAGTCCTGGCAGGCGATGCAGGAATTTCTTGCCGGGATCTTCCGGTCCGGCAAGCAGCCCGGCGAATAA
- a CDS encoding DUF4382 domain-containing protein, whose amino-acid sequence MKKVLSMFMYMGMGLFILLLGACASDDGGGEETGSVQLSITDAADHDFSEVVVSIKEIRAVPAGSEDSDGAGLPLIVAFETPKVVNVLDLVFHQELLGEALVPAGDYNQLRLIMEENADPLAPVNYIILADDPEQLPIPLDTPSGHESGLKIVGHFEVAAGEVIPVALDFDPSRAVVQSGESQKWQFKPTGIRVVQTEELLLSYGAVVGQVVVYEIIQDGVTTLAPVSVALVHAIPQGGVAPVASSAVNPEDGTFRLLLPDGIYDLHVTAAGFEDYSSAPALYEVIGGTDTDAGTLLLNSVSAL is encoded by the coding sequence ATGAAAAAAGTCTTGTCAATGTTCATGTACATGGGAATGGGGTTGTTTATTTTACTTCTGGGCGCCTGCGCCTCGGACGACGGAGGCGGGGAAGAAACAGGGTCGGTCCAGCTTTCCATAACCGATGCCGCCGACCACGATTTCAGTGAAGTGGTCGTCTCCATAAAAGAGATCCGGGCTGTTCCCGCGGGCAGCGAAGATTCCGATGGCGCCGGCCTGCCTCTGATCGTCGCCTTCGAAACGCCCAAGGTCGTCAACGTTCTCGATCTCGTTTTCCACCAGGAGCTTCTTGGCGAGGCTCTCGTCCCGGCGGGCGACTACAATCAGCTCAGGCTGATCATGGAGGAGAATGCCGATCCGCTGGCCCCGGTCAACTACATCATCCTCGCGGATGATCCCGAACAGCTGCCGATTCCCCTTGACACTCCGAGCGGTCATGAATCAGGGCTGAAGATCGTCGGCCATTTCGAGGTTGCGGCAGGGGAGGTCATCCCCGTGGCCCTTGACTTCGATCCTTCCCGGGCCGTTGTGCAGTCCGGCGAGAGTCAGAAATGGCAGTTCAAACCGACGGGTATCCGCGTGGTGCAGACGGAGGAACTCCTTCTCTCCTACGGCGCGGTGGTCGGTCAGGTGGTGGTGTACGAAATAATTCAGGACGGAGTAACAACCCTTGCACCCGTCAGTGTCGCCCTGGTCCATGCGATACCGCAAGGGGGAGTGGCGCCGGTTGCCTCCAGTGCGGTCAATCCCGAGGATGGGACCTTCCGTCTGCTTCTCCCCGATGGGATCTACGATCTGCATGTCACTGCGGCCGGATTTGAGGACTACTCCTCCGCCCCTGCGCTTTATGAAGTGATCGGTGGTACGGACACGGATGCGGGGACCCTGCTGCTGAATTCGGTCTCGGCGCTTTAA
- a CDS encoding cupredoxin domain-containing protein, producing the protein MKMKPWMLSGVVVALVAVLAGCAGPKVSVSAPAGTGEKRIAMEASSFSFEPNEILAHSGDRLLLEVENTSGMDHNLTVLDPAGELLLSRHLPAGQKVPIELNLDQPGDYHFHCDKPLHPSLGMKGTIRAQ; encoded by the coding sequence ATGAAAATGAAACCCTGGATGCTGTCGGGAGTGGTCGTCGCGCTGGTTGCGGTGCTGGCTGGGTGCGCCGGACCTAAGGTGAGCGTTTCAGCCCCTGCAGGGACAGGTGAGAAGCGGATTGCAATGGAGGCGAGCAGCTTCAGCTTCGAGCCGAACGAAATCCTCGCCCATTCCGGAGACAGGCTGCTGCTGGAAGTGGAGAACACGTCGGGAATGGATCATAACCTGACCGTTCTCGATCCGGCCGGGGAGCTGCTTCTCTCCCGCCACCTGCCGGCCGGCCAGAAAGTGCCGATCGAACTGAACCTCGACCAACCGGGCGACTATCACTTCCACTGCGACAAACCGCTGCACCCGAGCCTCGGCATGAAGGGGACGATCCGCGCCCAATAG
- a CDS encoding hybrid sensor histidine kinase/response regulator: protein MSLAKILIVEDEIELAEVLEYNLRKEGYEVLTACDGLSACRLIGAERPDLILLDILLPDLDGWEVCRLLRRHHDRELASTPIVMLTALSALDDRLKGLELGADAYLAKPYAVREVMLRVRQLLEKRRERSALMAEMEALRAGAGLQADLQDLMFHELRNQMVIIGGFSGLLVRGGKSVPPLDCLEAIQRSADYLSSLAEGFLLVRQIETGAFELPREKVSLNAVLEEMIELYRPRAAAKQIILRLETAAVPSLQLHSGAVRVILSSLLENAIKYSENGTVVSLRFAAGNGGSDIEIEDEGPGVSEEEAERIFDRFYRGERLTGTTRGSGLGLYVARTLARHLGGEISLRSAPGHGACFTVHFPASPAGSGRFSPQ from the coding sequence ATGTCATTGGCAAAAATCCTGATCGTCGAAGACGAAATAGAGTTGGCGGAAGTGCTCGAATACAACCTGCGCAAGGAGGGGTACGAAGTTCTGACCGCCTGCGACGGTTTGAGCGCCTGCCGGCTGATCGGGGCCGAGCGGCCCGATCTGATCCTGCTCGATATCCTGCTTCCGGATCTCGACGGCTGGGAGGTCTGCCGGCTGCTGCGGAGACACCATGACCGCGAACTGGCCTCGACGCCGATCGTCATGCTGACAGCCCTGAGCGCCCTCGACGACCGTTTGAAAGGGCTGGAGCTGGGGGCCGACGCCTACCTGGCAAAGCCCTACGCGGTCAGGGAAGTGATGCTGCGGGTGCGGCAGCTGCTGGAGAAGCGGCGGGAGCGCTCGGCGCTCATGGCCGAGATGGAGGCGCTGCGGGCCGGGGCGGGGCTGCAGGCGGACTTGCAGGATCTGATGTTTCATGAGCTGCGCAACCAGATGGTGATCATCGGCGGCTTTTCCGGTCTCCTCGTCCGTGGCGGAAAGTCGGTGCCGCCGCTGGATTGCCTGGAGGCGATCCAGCGCAGCGCCGATTACCTCAGCTCTCTCGCCGAGGGATTTCTGCTGGTCCGTCAGATCGAGACAGGAGCGTTCGAACTCCCCCGCGAGAAAGTGTCGCTGAACGCTGTACTTGAGGAGATGATCGAACTCTATCGCCCGCGGGCGGCGGCGAAGCAGATCATCCTTCGGCTCGAGACGGCCGCCGTGCCATCGCTGCAGCTGCACTCCGGCGCGGTCCGGGTGATCCTCTCCAGCCTGCTCGAAAACGCCATCAAATACAGCGAGAACGGGACCGTCGTCAGTCTCCGTTTCGCCGCCGGCAACGGCGGCAGCGATATCGAGATCGAGGATGAGGGACCGGGAGTTTCGGAGGAGGAAGCCGAGCGTATTTTCGACCGCTTTTACCGCGGCGAGCGCCTGACCGGCACCACCCGGGGGTCCGGGTTGGGACTCTATGTCGCGCGTACTCTGGCCCGCCACCTGGGGGGAGAGATCTCTCTGCGCAGCGCCCCGGGGCACGGAGCCTGCTTCACGGTCCACTTCCCCGCTTCTCCGGCCGGGTCGGGTCGGTTTTCACCTCAGTAG
- the aroE gene encoding shikimate dehydrogenase, with amino-acid sequence MKDLRSINFNTRICAVIGNPVAHSLSPAIHNAGYEALDLDFLYIPCQVEDVASALAGMRAFHNFRGMSVTIPHKIEAMKYLDEIAEADRTIGSINTIVKEGNKLIGLGTDGPGALKALVDAGVVMEGKKVLMLGSGGAARAIAFTLALKTGLDELAILDVNEAMLQGLAGDLKTHTEARISSALLTDASLAAAMEKADLIIHCTPVGMHPREGASLVPAGLFRPGQVVFDIVYTPLETRLLADARARGLQVISGVEMFINQAVLQFERFTGADAPEDVMRRVVMEHLKS; translated from the coding sequence ATGAAAGATCTCAGATCGATCAACTTCAATACCCGGATCTGCGCGGTTATCGGCAATCCGGTGGCTCACAGTCTTTCGCCGGCCATACACAATGCGGGCTACGAAGCCCTGGATCTCGATTTCCTCTACATCCCCTGCCAGGTCGAGGACGTCGCAAGCGCTCTGGCCGGGATGCGGGCCTTCCACAATTTCCGCGGCATGAGCGTCACCATTCCGCACAAGATCGAGGCGATGAAATACCTGGATGAAATCGCGGAGGCCGACCGCACCATCGGCTCGATCAATACGATCGTCAAGGAAGGGAACAAGCTGATTGGCCTGGGGACCGACGGACCGGGCGCCTTGAAGGCCCTCGTCGATGCCGGTGTGGTCATGGAGGGCAAAAAGGTCCTGATGCTCGGCTCCGGCGGCGCGGCGCGGGCGATCGCCTTTACCCTCGCACTGAAGACCGGACTGGACGAACTGGCGATACTCGATGTCAACGAGGCCATGCTGCAGGGGCTGGCCGGCGACCTGAAAACCCATACGGAGGCCCGCATCTCCTCGGCGTTGCTGACCGACGCCTCTCTCGCCGCCGCCATGGAAAAAGCAGACCTCATCATCCACTGCACGCCGGTGGGGATGCATCCCAGGGAAGGCGCCTCCCTCGTCCCCGCCGGACTCTTCCGGCCGGGACAGGTCGTCTTCGACATCGTCTATACGCCACTGGAGACCAGGCTGCTGGCCGATGCCCGGGCACGAGGCCTCCAGGTCATCTCCGGCGTCGAGATGTTCATCAACCAGGCGGTGCTGCAGTTCGAGCGATTCACTGGCGCAGACGCCCCGGAAGATGTGATGCGCCGTGTCGTCATGGAGCATCTTAAGTCATGA
- a CDS encoding phosphatase PAP2 family protein produces MNGIQMRDKGLAAFYTRHITPREVLLMHYLCDLRRFSPLTLLFLAASRLGDGPLWGVSGIVLLVSGPARNRWAVLGAALAMAFSAALFMAVKNLIGRPRPYEAWRDLPCLLAPPDKFSFPSGHTMTAVAACANYAEILPGSEIFFLPAAVLIGLSRVFLGCHYPTDVLAGAILGGGIGFGSSRLVFWLAGF; encoded by the coding sequence GTGAACGGAATTCAAATGCGGGACAAGGGGTTGGCCGCTTTCTACACCCGCCACATCACCCCCCGCGAAGTCCTTCTCATGCATTATCTCTGCGACCTGCGCCGCTTCTCCCCGCTGACTCTCCTGTTTTTGGCAGCCAGCCGCCTGGGTGACGGCCCGCTCTGGGGGGTGAGCGGCATCGTTCTGCTCGTCAGCGGCCCGGCCCGGAACCGCTGGGCGGTGCTCGGGGCGGCGCTCGCCATGGCGTTTTCCGCCGCCCTGTTCATGGCAGTCAAGAACCTCATCGGCCGGCCGCGCCCCTACGAAGCCTGGCGTGACCTTCCGTGTCTGCTCGCCCCGCCCGACAAGTTCTCCTTCCCTTCGGGCCACACCATGACCGCCGTCGCCGCCTGCGCCAACTACGCCGAAATTCTTCCCGGCTCGGAAATCTTCTTCCTGCCCGCGGCTGTCCTCATTGGCCTGTCCCGGGTTTTTCTCGGCTGCCATTATCCCACCGACGTTCTGGCCGGCGCCATCCTCGGCGGCGGCATCGGCTTCGGGTCGTCGCGGCTGGTGTTTTGGCTTGCAGGTTTCTAG
- the rbr gene encoding rubrerythrin, giving the protein MMNLKGTRTEKNLLTAFAGESQARNRYTYFASKAKKEGYVQMAAIFEETADQEKEHAKRLFKFLEGGEVEITASFPAGKTGTTAENLQDAAAGENYEHTDMYPSFARIASEEGLHEIASVFESIAVAEMHHEKRYLALLANIRNDRVFKRDTVVTWRCRNCGYLHEGTEASQSCPACAHPRAHFELLGENY; this is encoded by the coding sequence CTGATGAATCTGAAAGGCACCCGCACCGAAAAAAACCTCCTCACTGCGTTTGCCGGTGAAAGCCAGGCACGCAACCGCTATACCTATTTCGCCTCCAAAGCAAAAAAAGAAGGCTATGTACAGATGGCGGCCATCTTCGAGGAAACGGCCGACCAGGAGAAGGAGCATGCCAAGCGCCTCTTCAAGTTTCTCGAAGGGGGCGAGGTCGAGATCACGGCCTCCTTTCCCGCCGGCAAGACAGGAACCACGGCCGAGAACCTCCAGGACGCCGCGGCGGGGGAAAACTACGAGCACACCGATATGTACCCCTCCTTTGCCCGCATCGCCAGCGAAGAAGGGCTGCATGAAATCGCCTCGGTCTTCGAATCGATCGCCGTTGCGGAAATGCATCATGAGAAACGCTACCTGGCCCTCCTTGCCAACATCCGGAACGACCGGGTATTCAAACGGGATACTGTGGTGACCTGGCGCTGCCGCAACTGCGGCTATCTGCACGAAGGGACCGAAGCATCACAATCCTGCCCCGCCTGCGCACACCCCCGGGCCCATTTCGAACTTCTCGGTGAAAACTATTGA
- a CDS encoding OmpA family protein translates to MKNLFGLILIGSLALAGCAQKTVVNDQPIKDVAAVVAEQEAPVVTQESAEPIAAAPVQKAMTAERIFFDLDSSSLTPEGKKALEGNALWLLTQQEVRIIIEGHADERGSDAYNLALGEKRAQTVRDYLMSLGIDSERVAIISYGEEKATKGATSNVAWAQDRRAEFVISN, encoded by the coding sequence ATGAAGAATCTTTTTGGCCTGATTCTTATTGGCAGCCTGGCTCTGGCCGGCTGCGCCCAGAAAACAGTTGTGAACGATCAACCGATCAAGGATGTTGCCGCTGTCGTTGCCGAGCAGGAGGCCCCTGTCGTGACCCAGGAGTCAGCCGAGCCGATCGCCGCTGCACCGGTACAGAAGGCGATGACCGCCGAAAGGATTTTCTTTGATCTTGACTCCTCCTCCCTCACCCCCGAGGGCAAGAAAGCCCTGGAAGGCAATGCCCTGTGGCTGCTGACTCAACAAGAAGTCCGCATCATCATCGAGGGGCATGCTGACGAGCGCGGCTCAGACGCGTACAATCTGGCCCTCGGCGAGAAACGAGCCCAAACCGTTCGTGATTACCTGATGTCTCTTGGGATCGACTCCGAGCGGGTCGCCATTATCAGCTACGGAGAAGAGAAAGCAACCAAGGGAGCAACGAGCAATGTCGCCTGGGCACAGGACCGACGGGCGGAATTCGTCATAAGCAACTAA
- a CDS encoding DUF2845 domain-containing protein has protein sequence MGNLIVSSLILALFCLSGAPEALALRCGHDVVTTGDSKLEVLKKCGEPMLEERHFEEFRKGVDTHVEKRIGSVVDEWTYNFGPHDFLYFLKFANGILIDIETGDYGFDPDMDSGLDRCRHGQLLAEGDTTAEVLKKCGEPDLVERWYDETILREDRTLERRTTVPVEQWTYNFGPRHFIHILKFRKGRLADIEIGGYGFDPEK, from the coding sequence ATGGGTAATTTGATCGTTTCTTCTCTGATTCTTGCTTTATTCTGTCTGTCGGGGGCCCCCGAAGCCCTCGCCCTGCGGTGCGGACACGACGTGGTGACCACCGGCGACAGTAAGCTGGAAGTTCTGAAGAAATGCGGTGAACCGATGCTGGAAGAACGCCATTTCGAAGAGTTTCGGAAAGGGGTGGATACGCACGTCGAAAAACGGATCGGTTCCGTAGTGGATGAATGGACTTACAATTTCGGTCCCCATGACTTTCTTTACTTTCTGAAGTTCGCCAACGGCATCCTCATCGATATCGAAACAGGCGATTACGGCTTTGACCCCGATATGGACTCCGGGCTGGACCGCTGCCGGCACGGCCAGTTGCTGGCCGAAGGAGATACCACTGCCGAGGTGCTGAAAAAATGCGGCGAACCGGATCTGGTTGAACGCTGGTATGACGAAACCATCCTGAGGGAGGACCGTACTCTTGAACGGAGGACGACGGTTCCGGTTGAACAGTGGACTTACAATTTCGGCCCGCGTCATTTCATTCACATTCTGAAGTTTCGCAAGGGCCGCCTGGCGGATATCGAAATAGGCGGATACGGTTTCGATCCGGAGAAATGA
- a CDS encoding DoxX family protein, whose amino-acid sequence MINLQTLRTSWAPRLLSVLRMVAGFLFMQHGGQKLFSFPAAPQAEPALFSLLGLAGVLELFGGALILMGLFTRPVAFLLSGQMAFAYFMVHAPRDFWPLVNQGELAALYCFLYLYLFAAGGGPWSLDRLRK is encoded by the coding sequence ATGATCAATCTGCAAACTCTCCGCACCAGTTGGGCGCCTCGCCTGTTGAGCGTTCTGCGCATGGTAGCGGGATTTCTCTTCATGCAGCACGGCGGCCAGAAGCTGTTCAGCTTTCCGGCGGCGCCGCAAGCCGAGCCCGCCCTCTTCTCGCTGCTTGGCCTGGCGGGGGTGTTGGAGCTTTTCGGCGGTGCGCTCATTCTCATGGGCCTGTTCACCCGCCCTGTCGCCTTCCTGCTGTCGGGGCAGATGGCCTTCGCCTACTTCATGGTGCACGCTCCGAGAGACTTCTGGCCTCTGGTGAACCAGGGAGAGCTGGCGGCGCTGTACTGTTTTCTGTATCTGTACCTCTTCGCCGCCGGTGGAGGTCCCTGGAGCCTGGATCGTCTCAGGAAATAA